The sequence CTGCCTTCAGAGCCGGTGTATCTAGAGGAAGATGCCCTAGACCCGAGCCCACGGTTTTTTGGAAACGGGACTGTTGGCTCGACGGGACATCCTACAAGCGGAGACAGGATCGAactcgcgtcttcgtctttcgCACGGCAAAAGGCGGAATTGCGAGAGAGAATTCCGTCAGGAATGGTGATGAAGCCCACTGGAGTTGTGGAATAAACTGTGCAACCTAAAATCTGTCGGACTGCATCAGTCCGCGAAACTTGTCAAGCTAGCTTCTTTTTCGAAGCCGTATGATGCTCGTGGAGCCaatctccgcggcgcagccggccCCACAATCGTCGAGGGGAGTCCAAAATTTATGATCTCTCCCAGCGCTACTGCATTTACAGTTATTTGTGTACCCCACGGGGCCCGTCTCCCTTCTCTGTCGTTCCCTTCTTTCCAGCGAGTTTTGTGTGCGCCGAGGGGGAATTGATTGGTCAGAGCGGCAAAATCTCGGGGGCCGGAAGCGGCGGCTGTGGTGCCTTTGAGCCGTGTGTCATGTCCCCTGACGGATGTTTCGAGAATGGCGCGTGGACTTCATGATGTTTCtgtggcgctggcggcgcgcggtaCTGTGCTGGAGGTtcctctctccgtcgtctttcactgttcctcgctctcgccgtgAGACCTCGATACCACTTCGAGCGGAGAAAAAGGGGAATCATCGAAACGAGAAGCCTGCTCGAGGCCCCGGAGTCGAGGTGCGAACGGAGCTCTGTGGCAGTTTCCTCCAATGCTCCAGGGACTCTCGCGAATTCTGAGGCAGTACCCTGCGTCAACAAAGCGCTGAGACTTTGTTACAGGGCCGTTTTCCACGCAGATGGCGGCGGCATTCATCTGCGGGAACCGGGAGCtgctgggggggggggggggggggggggggggggggggggggggggggggggggcaaaGAGCGCTTTGCCTACTGTTGCTGCCTTAGTTGGATTAAGGAGTGGCGGCCAGGCTGGAAAGTGGATCGCATGCGGACGCAGCCGTTTTCCCTCTTTCCTTAGCAACGACGGAAGTCGAATGCTTTTCCTTCAAGCAGTATTGAGATGCATGCACGCTAGGCgtctaaatatatatatcggGCACTCAGGACGAATTCATGCACTGGCagcctgcagaagaaaggCTACTCACACGCACTCGTGAACGCCCCGCCGTGTGGGCCGCAGTTCACTTAGTGATGCAGCGTGACGCTCCGTGAGGAAGCGCCAGGAGTAGAAACTTCCAGTCAGTGGCACCGATGTGCGCGACAGGTTTTCCTGTTCTACTTTCCGTCCGGCGTAAACAACAGTTGCGCAGTGCTGTCAGCGTGGGGCGAGAAAATCCTACATCCATTGTAGTCAGCCAGCTTTCGAACTGAAGCTATCGCGCGAGGTGCCTTTTTCACTTTTCCAAGAGCTTCGTTTTCAGACAGTACACCAGTCTGGTTGGAAGGACTCTCGCAACTACTGTGCCACGTGAGCAAGCCCTGCACTCCGAGCGAGTGAGCCACCTGTTTGGTTGTGTATCTCCAACTAGCTTCTGCCCTAGTTCGAGGCCCTGCCCACGTCAGAAAGTCCGTTGCTACCTTGTTCACGTTTTTCGGACAGTGGCGCGCACTGAGAGGCCTGATCAGATCGACACTTCGATCTTGCGCAGGAGAATGATGGATGATCATGTCACAGTGGTCAGCTGGTGATGCACTCATACGGTGTTTTTTTGTCTTCTGCTCCTCCCGACACGTACAGTGGTACCGTCTGTACAGTTCCATCGCCGCATCGCCTCTCAGTCGGATCTTGCCCGCGGGTGGCTCTGTCTCGAAAATACGATAGTGAGTGTCAGGGTGCAGAGAGCCTCTCCGGCGACGAGTCGATGTTTTTCGTGCTTCAGGAGTGTTAACTTCAGTAACGGCTTCACATTGCAGGAGGTTGTTTCCTTGGTACCTCGAGATGAACGCTGTATTGCGGACTCCTTTGGAGGGGCGAGGTCGAGGGACAGGGAAGTTGCTGTATGTGTCCGGCTCTAGGCACATACACATTTCCTTGCTGGAGCAGTTGCGGTTTGCTACAGCTCCTCCATTGGAGCAAGATGCGTCGGCACGAGAGCCGCTGATGCCAGCGACTGTCTGTGTATCAGGACGGGGACCAGGGACATACGCCCACGGAGAGTCATCCGAAGGCTGTTGCCACTGCCGATACCGGCACTGAGAGGGTATCTTTCGCGATGCGGTCGTAGAGGAGAGGCCAGCTGGAGGCATCCCACTCGGATCTGGCCTCTGCATGATGAATTCCATCGGTATGTAGTCTCTTGCTTTGCCTCACCTAGCCAGTGTTAGGCTTGGATAGCAACAACCGACGAAACCACGCATCGTCTGCTGTGTACATGATTCAGTAAGGAAATGAAGTCTTTTCCACAGGACGCGGCCTACACGGCATTCGTGGAAGCTGAGGAGCCGCGTTGTGGGGCAGATGTACTGAAAGAACGCCCCCCTTGACAGTTTATGGTCATTTCCGGACAACAGCAACCCTTCGTTTTTGTTTGGGGACAGTCGCAACTAGGCTGAACTGTGCCATGTGGCCTCGTAAAAATGATTAGACGTTTACTACTCGCGTATGTCTCGTTGCAGCTGTCCCGCGACAGCGTGCCCCGCCTCTACTCATTGCCAACGGGGCTGTCGCCGCCTAGCGACAACGGCAGAAAACATGCGCGCAAAGCGGTTTGCTGCCCCCTTTTTGTTTAACTCTCACAATGGCAACTGATCCACGTAAAGTACCGGTAGAGCTGCAAATACAGGAGCTGCAACGGAAATTCCGCGTCCTCGAAAATGACACCAGGGCCTACACTGAAGACGCCCAGGCGCGGATACGCCGCCAGCGTGCCGCCATAGAGAAGTTCTCCCACGAAAACCGGACGCTAAAACAGGAGCTCCAAGAAACACGTGAAGCCGTCTCCAGCCAGCAGCATACGCTCATGGGGAGCAAAATGCAGGCTCTGAACGAGCAATGCCAAAATCTAGTTCAAGACATGGAGGATGAGAAGCGAAAAGAGAAAGACATCATGTCAAAGATCAGTCTCATTGAGGATAGAGTTATGAAGTGCAGGGAGCGGATGGGCACTATGGGAGGGGTGTATTGCGCAGTGGTCTCTAGCGAGTCGATTGCTAAGCAAATACGAATCCTGGAAAACCGGTTGAACAAGGGGATGCAGAAGTACAGCGAAGCTGTCGCGTATAACAAGAAGCTTAAAGAAGAAATCAATAACCTTCGGCGCGAACGAGTCGCATTCGACAACCTATACAGGAGAATGGAGCGAGACTTACtcgagacgaagaaaaatATGGTCGAGGTCATCGATATGGCAAACGCTGCTTACAAAGTGCGCGACGAGGCTCACCAACAAGTGGCGCTGCTCAAAGCGCAGGCAGGCAAAGAACACAAAAACTTTGAGAAAGAGCGGTCTGAGCTGGGCCGCCTCATTGAGGTTTACCAAAAGAAGAACCAACTTAAGCAGCAAGCTAAGAAACGGGATCAGGCTCCGTTGAAACGGACCGCCCAGTCCCCTGAAGGAGACTCTCAAAACAAAATGCAGGACTCTTGGACTGCCGGTGGAGAGAATGGAGCTCGAGATAACGTGGCTGCACAAATAGAGACTTACCAGGAGGCTATCGCCAAAATAAAAGAGGCGACTGGAATGTCGAGCATCGATCAGCTTCTCGAGGCTTTTGTGAACGCTGAGGAACAGAACTTCTCTTTGTTCAATTACGTCAACGCGCTCAGCGCAGATATagaagccgcggaagcgagTCTCACTCAACTACAGAGAGACATAGACAACTTTCACTGTTCCAGTTCCGTTGCAGACAAGAGGAAACAAGAGGTTCTGCAGGAGCTAGAAGCATACTCTACTTCCCttgagaagaagacgaaactgtttgaggagaaaaacgaaggaaTCTCGAAGCAAATAGGTGAACTGAAGCTGGGAATTCAACGGATGTTTGACATGCTCGGATGCCGCGAGTTGTATTCTGAGGAGCTTTGGATGAACCAGGGCCTGACAGATTCAAGTGTGGTATCGTATCTACAAGCGGTTGAACAGAGGACTGACGTCATAATCGACTGTTACCTCCGCGAAGTCGCTCCATCAGACATACCAGTGGGGGTTGCCAGTGTGAGCCGGGTGCTGTCGCGccctggcgcggcgccggtgcAAGGCAGTCCTGCACAGATTAAGCTACCATCAACTTTCGATGGTATGAGTAGTCGGGAGCACTCCGATGAAGAAGAGTCTGACGCCCGCCCCCTTAGCAGGGATGAACTGACAGACCGTTTCCTCAAAGGAAGATGTAGAAAGGACGACAGAAGAAAGAACAAAACGCGGAAGGGAGGACCAAGATGAACGTAACATGATCCCGCCTTCCAGCATCACCTCGCGTACTGCTGTATCCCGGTATTAATGCTGAGGGAAGTGCACTGGTCGTCGCGTCATGCTGTTACGTTGGAGGCTCGTCGCCCAGAGACACCTTGTATGCTGGCGGCCACAATATGCATGGTGCGGCGTGGGGTCGCCGCTCTTTACTTGTGAGAGCAGTTCATGTGGCACGTGGACTTGAGCTGGGTATGGGGCTACATGCGTGAGTTCCTATGCTGTTGCGCCTCCTCTCAGTTCTTCTGGACTACTTTGCCCTGAGTTAAGCCACACCGTCACCGCACTGACTGGAGAAAATAGCTTT is a genomic window of Besnoitia besnoiti strain Bb-Ger1 chromosome IV, whole genome shotgun sequence containing:
- a CDS encoding putative outer dynein arm docking complex protein ODA1 (encoded by transcript BESB_052370) → MATDPRKVPVELQIQELQRKFRVLENDTRAYTEDAQARIRRQRAAIEKFSHENRTLKQELQETREAVSSQQHTLMGSKMQALNEQCQNLVQDMEDEKRKEKDIMSKISLIEDRVMKCRERMGTMGGVYCAVVSSESIAKQIRILENRLNKGMQKYSEAVAYNKKLKEEINNLRRERVAFDNLYRRMERDLLETKKNMVEVIDMANAAYKVRDEAHQQVALLKAQAGKEHKNFEKERSELGRLIEVYQKKNQLKQQAKKRDQAPLKRTAQSPEGDSQNKMQDSWTAGGENGARDNVAAQIETYQEAIAKIKEATGMSSIDQLLEAFVNAEEQNFSLFNYVNALSADIEAAEASLTQLQRDIDNFHCSSSVADKRKQEVLQELEAYSTSLEKKTKLFEEKNEGISKQIGELKLGIQRMFDMLGCRELYSEELWMNQGLTDSSVVSYLQAVEQRTDVIIDCYLREVAPSDIPVGVASVSRVLSRPGAAPVQGSPAQIKLPSTFDGMSSREHSDEEESDARPLSRDELTDRFLKGRCRKDDRRKNKTRKGGPR